In Hippoglossus stenolepis isolate QCI-W04-F060 chromosome 5, HSTE1.2, whole genome shotgun sequence, one genomic interval encodes:
- the hal gene encoding histidine ammonia-lyase, translated as MPRFTVHIRDEWLAVPCRDTANTIRWLGHEALKRYIKNKPDNGGITAVKDTRFVARRCQSSGLLDADDTIEDVLEDNDFVELAIDGDTMSPDFIPCERGVSHLTAAYREPEDYLSLDGNSLTSTDLVNLGRGLYKIKLTPEAEKKVVQSRDLLDRIVKENKVVYGITTGFGKFARTVIPVSKLKELQENLVRSHSAGVGNPLSPERTRMLLALRINVLAKGYSGISLETLHAMIQAFNASCLSFVPEKGTVGASGDLAPLSHLALGLMGEGKMWSPKSGWADAKYVLEAHGLKPISLRPKEGLALINGTQMITSLGAEAVERALAIARQADIIAALTLEVLKGTTKAFDSDIHMLRPHPGQIEVAQRFRSLLDSDHHPSQIAESHRFCDRVQDAYTMRCCPQVHGITNDTIKFVQNIINTEINSATDNPMVFAERGETISGGNFHGEYPAKALDFLAIAVHELASISERRIERLCNPSLSELPAFLVNEGGLNSGFMIAHCTAAALVSENKVLCHPSSVDSLSTSAATEDHVSMGGWAARKSLRVIEHVEQVLAIELLAACQGIEFLRPLRTTTPLEKVYELVRSVVKPWMKDRFMSPDIEATHRLLLDQKVWNVAKPYIDKYQSEYIPESRPVSPTAFSLDAPASPRKRVRHE; from the exons ATGCCTCGTTTTACTGTCCACATCCGCGATGAGTGGCTGGCGGTGCCATGCCGGGATACCGCCAACACCATCAGGTGGCTCGGACACGAGGCGCTTAAACGTTACATTAAGAACAAACCGGACAACGGCGGCATCACGGCGGTGAAGGACACTCGGTTCGTGGCGCGAAGGTGCCAGAGTTCGGGTTTGCTCGACGCGGATGACACCATCGAGGATGTACTGGAGGATAACGACTTTGTCGAGCTGG CCATAGACGGAGATACCATGTCTCCTGACTTTATCCCGTGTGAGCGTGGAGTTTCTCATCT TACAGCAGCATACAGAGAACCTGAAGAC TATCTCTCCCTGGATGGCAACAGCCTGACATCCACAGATTTGGTCAACCTAGGCAGGGGACTGTACAAAATAAAG CTGACtccagaggcagagaaaaaagtTGTGCAATCCAGAGACCTTTTGGACCGCattgtcaaagaaaacaaag TTGTCTATGGAATCACAACAGGATTTGGCAAATTTGCCCGAACTGTCATTCCTGTCAGCAAGCTCAA ggagctgcaggagaacttGGTGCGTTCACACTCAGCAG GTGTGGGGAACCCATTGAGCCCAGAGAGAACCCGCATGCTGCTCGCTCTCAGGATCAATGTCCTGGCCAAAGGGTACAGTGGGATCTCTCTGGAAACCCTTCATGCAATGATCCAAGCCTTTAACG CTTCCTGCCTCTCCTTTGTCCCAGAGAAGGGAACAGTGGGTGCTAGCGGAGACCTGGCCCCACTCTCTCATCTGGCTCTGGGGCTGATGGGAGAGGGTAAAATGTGGTCTCCAAAGAGCGGATGGGCAGATGCCAAATAT GTCCTGGAGGCTCATGGACTGAAGCCAATATCACTAAGGCCTAAAGAG GGCCTTGCTCTGATCAACGGGACCCAGATGATCACCTCTCTGGGGGCGGAGGCCGTGGAGCGAGCCCTGGCGATCGCCCGTCAGGCTGACATCATCGCTGCCCTCACCCTGGAGGTGCTAAAGGGAACCACCAAGGCTTTTGACAGTG ACATCCATATGCTGCGGCCTCACCCAGGACAGATAGAGGTGGCACAACGCTTCCGCTCGCTGCTGGACTCCGATCACCATCCATCCCAAATTGCAG agagCCACCGTTTCTGCGACAGAGTCCAGGATGCCTACACCATGCGATGCTGTCCTCAG GTTCACGGTATCACCAACGACACAATCAAATTTGTCCAGAACATCATCAATACCGAAATCAACAGTGCCACTGACAACCCT ATGGTGTTCGCGGAAAGAGGTGAGACCATTTCAGGTGGAAATTTCCATGGAGAATATCCAGCAAAG GCTCTAGACTTTTTGGCCATTGCAGTCCATGAGCTGGCATCTATCAGTGAGAGGAGGATCGAGAGGTTGTGTAACCCCTCCCTGAGCGAGCTGCCTGCCTTCCTCGTCAACGAGGGGGGACTCAACTCAGGATTCATGATTGCCCACTGTACCGCTGCTGCACTGG TTTCAGAGAATAAGGTtttgtgtcatccatcttctgTGGACTCCTTGTCCACCAGTGCTGCCACAGAGGACCATGTGTCTATGGGAGGCTGGGCTGCCAGGAAGTCCCTGAGGGTCATCGAGCATGTGGAGCAAG TTCTTGCCATAGAGCTTCTGGCAGCCTGTCAGGGTATCGAGTTCCTCCGCCCACTTCGTACCACCACTCCACTGGAGAAGGTCTATGAACTCGTGCGCAGTGTGGTCAA GCCGTGGATGAAAGACAGGTTCATGTCTCCAGACATCGAAGCCACTCACCGTCTCCTACTTGACCAGAAG GTGTGGAATGTGGCCAAACCTTACATTGACAAGTATCAGTCGGAGTACATCCCCGAGTCCCGTCCCGTCTCCCCCACTGCCTTCTCCCTGGACGCTCCAGCATCGCCGAGGAAGCGGGTCCGACATGAGTAA